Within Limisalsivibrio acetivorans, the genomic segment CTTCAGGATAACATCCTTGCATGGCCCCTTCTTCACCTTCTTAGGGAAAAGTTTATTGAGCTCCATGAGCGTGGGCAGAGCCTTCACCTTGTCCATGAGGTTCTCAGGGGTATCACGATCTATGAGGTTAATGATCCGCTCCCCCATTTCATCAAGGGTATCCACCTCAAGGGACATGCACATCCTCTCGTTTGAGCCGAACATGTTCATGAGTACAGGGTGGTCGCTCCCCTTAACGTTCTCGAAAAGAATGGCGGGGCCGTGCTTTTTGGAGACACGGTCGGTTATCTCCGTTATCTCAAGGATCGGATCCACCTCTTCGGTGACCCTCACAAGCTCACCCTTTTTCTCAAGCAGTTTTATGAATTCTCTTAGATCTTTATAAGCCAATTTAAACCTCCTGAAAGGCAGCTGTTATTTTATACAGATAGTGGCATCGCAGATGCCCATGCTGAGCGGATTAAAATCCACCTTAGAAAAGCCCGCCTGCATTATCATCCTGCGGTACTCGGGCTTTTTTGGGAATTTATAAACGGAATCGGGGAGATACTCATAGGCCTTCCTGTTCCCCGATATAAGCCCCCCGATGAAGGGGAGAATCTTTGTGAAATAGAAACGGTAAACTGCGGCAAAAACAGGGTTTTCCGGTGTGCTGAACTCGAGTATGCAGAGCCTTCCCCCCGGTTTAAGAACCCTGTTCATCTCGCTCAGCCCCCTCGGCTTATCCGTAACGTTGCGGAAGCCAAAGGCTATGAGGATCCGATCGAAGGATTCATCCTTGAAGGGGAGACAATGGGCATCGCTTACGGAAAAAGCACCCTCGGGAAACTTCTCCGCACCCTTTCTGAGCATGTTGTAGCTAAAATCACCGCCAATGAGCTCGATATCCTTTTCGGACTTGCTCATCTGGATCATCATATCCGCCGTTCCACAGGCCAGATCAAGGATCCTCTGCCCGTCCTCCAGCTCCGAAAGCTTTATGGCCTTCTTACGCCAAGCCACATCGGTGCGGAAGCTAAGGGCACGGTTGAGAAAATCGTATTTAGGGGCGATGTCGTCAAACATCTTCTGTATTTCACGAGATTTCTTTTCCAAGTAATACTCCGGGTTAAGATGGTTTGCTTCAGGGGAAATGGACGTATGCTCTAGAAGTTCAGCAGCATACAGGTGAAGTCGTCCCTCTGTGTGTCCCTGTCTGTGACAAGTTCTTTATATAACTCATGGACGACGTTTTCGCAATCACCTTTAACAAGGGCACCCACCTTATCCTCCAGATCATCCTGGCTGATATACTCCGTTATGCCGTCCGTATAAACGAACAGGGTGGAGTTTTCCGGAATGGGTACCGATTCGCTCTCATAGTTGTCATCCGCTATGCCGAGGGGGAGATAGTGGGAACCGAGAACGTTCATACCTTTCTCATCATAGAGAACACCCGGTTCATGGCCGCAGGATATATACTTGAGCTCCTTGTTTGTCCTGTTATATGTTCCAAAGAAGGCGGTGATAAATCTGTCCTCAAAGTTTTTGTCTATAAGGAAGAGGTTCATTGTTCTGGTAAGGTTTTCAAGGCCGTTCTCACCCTCAAAACAGTTGCTCATAGCTACGAACACGCTGAGAACAACGGTGAAGACAGCAGCGGAGTACCCTTTTCCGCAAACATCGGCGACGCAGAAGAAAACCGTATCCCCCTGCTCTCTCACAAAGAAAAAATCACCACCTGCGGTTCTGGCGGGGTAGCTTATGCCGTATATCTCGGGATAACTATCGTAATAGACATCCCGCTGGACAAACTTGTTCAGGATGCTTCCCGTTGCCTTCATCTCGTTCTCTTCCAGCTTGAAACGGGTCATCGCCTCATGGTTTGCGGCGTTTTCCACAGCAATGGTTACAAGGGATGATACGAGCTCGCTGAACTCCTTATCGGGCACTATATCGAAATGTATATTGAAGAGGAGAAATCGGATCTGCATAGTCTCTTCATACACGATGAATACGTTGTTTATATTGAAGTCGTTGGAATGGCACGACTCCTCTATGAATTCAGTTCTATCGGTCTTTGAGGCAAACTCCCATGCTGAAACACCCTCAATGCTTATCTTTTCACGTAAATCATTCTCCTCAAGGCCGTATCCGCTGAATTCGCTCTTATAGAGCGCACAGACCGCTTCGGCTGTGAAAACCTCCATGAAGAATGAAAGGGAAACCGCGATAACCTTATCCAGCTCGATGGCCTTGAATATCTGGCTCCCCTTCTTTATGAATTCGATCTTTTTCTGGTAGTCCACATAAACGTTTATGTTGGCATCCCTTGCGAGGAGCTCATCCATTCGGGAGCCTATGAAGGGTGCGCATTCGCTTATCTCGGAAACGATCTCAGCCGGTGGTTCTTCGTGGAAGGTCACCACACCGAGGACACGGTTTGAGCTTTTGAAAAACAAGGCGGTGTGGACACTGAAGGCCTCATCAAAGTACTGGATCTCCATCATGGGGACGGTTACAGCATCCCCGCTGTATCCAAGATCGAAGATATCCATACTGATACCACTGCCCCCTTTTTCGCCTAGAGCGGGTTCGCAGATGTTCCCTTCGCATGTCCAAAAGGTGAAGGAGAGACAGCCGTTCTCCATGATATAGTCGCACAATGTATATTGAAAGTCTGCAGCGGTACTGGTAAAGAATGCGTTGAAAAGCTTCTTATCCAGATTCACCATCTTCCGATTCTTCAGAACTAACCTCCAGAATCTGCATTACGGGTATAGCGACATCCTCATAGGACACGCCGAAGAATTCAGCTGCATCAGCAAGATATCCTTCAGCATTTTCTCTATCCTGCGCAAGGAGATTCGCAAAATAAACAATCATAGCCTGCCTGTTGTCCGTCTTCAAGTGATGTTTATTCACAGCTTCGGAGATAATATCCGCAACGGACCATTTGCTAAGTATCATAGAGCCTACACTCGCATGATCGATCCCGATCTGTGCAAGCTCGTCCTTGGTGGTGTCCACCTCTTTGACGAGGAAATCCACAAGAACAGTTTTGCCTATATCGTGCATAAGCCCTGCAAGATAAAGGGCATCGGAATCCTCACCCACACGTGACGCCAAGCACTCAGACAGTAAGGCAACCATAACCGCATGCTCCCAAAGGGCGTGACCGTCTGTTTTATATATGTTGAACTGCTTGTTGTAGTAACCTTCGGTGGATACAGCGAGGGCAAGATTCTTAACCGTATTAAGCCCAAGAAGAACCGTAGCACGGTCTATACTCGTTATCTCCTTTCGGAGGCCATAGAAGGGGGAGTTGACAAGCTTTATTATGCGGGAGGAGACACCCTGATCCTTCTTGATCTTATCCACGAAGTCCTTCATCTGGGAGTTGTCCTGCTGGGTAAGCCTTAACAGCTCCCTCGCAAGGGCAGGCAGAGCTGGTATGCTCTCCGCCTTGGCGATAACCTTCGCCTTGAGAGTATCGAAATCACCGGAGGTTTTCCCCTGGCTGGTATGCTCGGCAGAGACCTTAAGCTTCTTGAGGATATCCTCTTTCTTCAGCGGAGGGAAGAAGAGTCCGGAGATCTTGAAGTTTTTGATCCCCTCCCGTATCCGCTTATCCTTCGTATTGATATAGAAGAAGGTGGGGATCCTGAACTCCTTGTTCAGCTTATAGAGTATCTCAACATCGCTGATCTCGATGATGCAGACATCCGCCGAATCCTCCTGCACAAATTCAATCTCACCGGCGAGCATGGAGATAAGCTGTTTAAGCGTATCCTTGCTCCCTCTGTACGAAAGTTTCATATCCTTTCTCACTCTGTTTTAAGTTTGCTGTTTATAACCTCAATAAGCTCCTTCGGGCTAAAGGGCTTTGTGAGGTAATAATCCGCCCCTGCGGTGTTACCTTTTTCAATATCGCCGCTCTCCGCCATAGCTGTGAGCAAAATAACGGGGATAGAGGAGGTTTCATCATCCTCTTTTATGGCAGCGCAAGCCTCAAGACCTGTCATTTCAGGCATCATAACATCAAGAACGCAAACATCGGGCTCCTTCTCTCCAAGAAGCTCAAGCGCCTGCTTTCCGTTGCCCGCCTCCACCACCTCAAAACCTGCTTTCTTAAGGTGCATGGCAACTACTTTTCTGAGCCTGAGCTCATCATCTGCAATCAAAATTCTCATTATCAAACCTCATGGATATTTCATCGCTGGTGTATGAAAACCTTGTTCCGCCCCTTTCAAACATATTGGTAAAGATGCTGAAAACCACAGGAAGTTCGTTAAATCCCTGGCCGCATGAGAGGCTGAGCACAGGGGGCTCCCCTTTGATTATCAGCTTCCCCTTTGCGTTTGCCACGGCCTCGCTGAGCACCATCATAAAAAGTGTTTTGAAGACATAGCCGCATGTACGTATGTGGAAATCATCCTCCACATCGATCTCGATATCCGCCTGATCGGGGTGTGTGGAGAATTTAGTTTTATCGAGGTAGTGGTCCACCAGTCTTTTCACATCAATGTCATCATCGGCGGCATCAACCTTGTCTTCCAAAAGAAAACGGAAACAGGAGCTCATCCCCCTGTCGAAGGTGTCC encodes:
- the ubiE gene encoding bifunctional demethylmenaquinone methyltransferase/2-methoxy-6-polyprenyl-1,4-benzoquinol methylase UbiE, which codes for MEKKSREIQKMFDDIAPKYDFLNRALSFRTDVAWRKKAIKLSELEDGQRILDLACGTADMMIQMSKSEKDIELIGGDFSYNMLRKGAEKFPEGAFSVSDAHCLPFKDESFDRILIAFGFRNVTDKPRGLSEMNRVLKPGGRLCILEFSTPENPVFAAVYRFYFTKILPFIGGLISGNRKAYEYLPDSVYKFPKKPEYRRMIMQAGFSKVDFNPLSMGICDATICIK
- a CDS encoding PP2C family protein-serine/threonine phosphatase, which gives rise to MVNLDKKLFNAFFTSTAADFQYTLCDYIMENGCLSFTFWTCEGNICEPALGEKGGSGISMDIFDLGYSGDAVTVPMMEIQYFDEAFSVHTALFFKSSNRVLGVVTFHEEPPAEIVSEISECAPFIGSRMDELLARDANINVYVDYQKKIEFIKKGSQIFKAIELDKVIAVSLSFFMEVFTAEAVCALYKSEFSGYGLEENDLREKISIEGVSAWEFASKTDRTEFIEESCHSNDFNINNVFIVYEETMQIRFLLFNIHFDIVPDKEFSELVSSLVTIAVENAANHEAMTRFKLEENEMKATGSILNKFVQRDVYYDSYPEIYGISYPARTAGGDFFFVREQGDTVFFCVADVCGKGYSAAVFTVVLSVFVAMSNCFEGENGLENLTRTMNLFLIDKNFEDRFITAFFGTYNRTNKELKYISCGHEPGVLYDEKGMNVLGSHYLPLGIADDNYESESVPIPENSTLFVYTDGITEYISQDDLEDKVGALVKGDCENVVHELYKELVTDRDTQRDDFTCMLLNF
- a CDS encoding HDOD domain-containing protein, whose protein sequence is MKLSYRGSKDTLKQLISMLAGEIEFVQEDSADVCIIEISDVEILYKLNKEFRIPTFFYINTKDKRIREGIKNFKISGLFFPPLKKEDILKKLKVSAEHTSQGKTSGDFDTLKAKVIAKAESIPALPALARELLRLTQQDNSQMKDFVDKIKKDQGVSSRIIKLVNSPFYGLRKEITSIDRATVLLGLNTVKNLALAVSTEGYYNKQFNIYKTDGHALWEHAVMVALLSECLASRVGEDSDALYLAGLMHDIGKTVLVDFLVKEVDTTKDELAQIGIDHASVGSMILSKWSVADIISEAVNKHHLKTDNRQAMIVYFANLLAQDRENAEGYLADAAEFFGVSYEDVAIPVMQILEVSSEESEDGESG
- a CDS encoding response regulator transcription factor; translated protein: MRILIADDELRLRKVVAMHLKKAGFEVVEAGNGKQALELLGEKEPDVCVLDVMMPEMTGLEACAAIKEDDETSSIPVILLTAMAESGDIEKGNTAGADYYLTKPFSPKELIEVINSKLKTE
- a CDS encoding HAMP domain-containing histidine kinase, which codes for MNNEKDCISRADLIAAYKYFSHNLRTSTATIVAMLEAVNDDLGDDAEEMLEIVAESGFLLDTFDRGMSSCFRFLLEDKVDAADDDIDVKRLVDHYLDKTKFSTHPDQADIEIDVEDDFHIRTCGYVFKTLFMMVLSEAVANAKGKLIIKGEPPVLSLSCGQGFNELPVVFSIFTNMFERGGTRFSYTSDEISMRFDNENFDCR